GCCGACAGCCCCTGTTCGGCGGCAGCCAGCCCCTCGGCGCATTCTTCAAAGAAGATCGCCTGGATATCGTCCATATCGTCGCTCATGGGCAGACGCGGCGGATCGCCGCTCCCAGCTTTTCGGCCTCGAACGGCTTGGTGATCCAGCCGGTGGCTCCGGCTGAGCGGGCGCGTGCCTTCTTCTCGTCCGAGAATTCGGTCGAGAGGACCAGGATCGGCGTGCCACGGAATTCGGGCAGGCCACGCACCGCTTCGATCAGCTCGAAGCCGTCCATTTCGGGCATGTTGATGTCGGTGATGAGCAGGTCGGGCTTGACCTCCTGCATCCGCTCCAGACCGTGGCGACCATCGTTGGCGGCCTCGATCTTGAACCCCTGTGCGCTGAGCGATGCCTTGAGCAGCATGCGCATGCTGGCGGAATCGTCGACGGTAAGAATCAGCTTGCTCACGATTGCATTTCCTCTGTCTTGCTCAGGCCCAATCGGTCGCTCAGACCAAGCGCCTCGATCCGGGCCAGGAAAGCGGGGCTGGGGTTCAGGATGTGGAAGCGGTTCCCGTCCGCTTCGGCCTCGGCACGCGCGGCCAGCAACAGCTGCAGCACGGCCTGGCCGACGCTTTCCACGGCGCTCGCGTCGACGATGACGCCGTCGCCGAAATCGGCGGCGAGCACGAGGCGGACCCTCAGCTCCTCGGCGGTGACGGTGACGCCATGTACGGGCAGTTCGACGACCCCGCCCGGCGACGGGGCGAGTTCAAGCTGGTTGGGCTGCGAAGTCACTCTTTGCCTCCTCAAGCGCGGTTTCAAGTTGCTGGAAGCTCGGCGCCTTGTCCGAAGGCGTCGCGCGACGGGCGATTTCGATCGCCACCTGGGTCGGCATGCCCTGGGCGTGCGCGACGATGGCGGTCTTGGCGATGGTGAAGGGTTTGCAGTCGGCCTCGATCACCTGACCCAGCTTGGAGGCCAGCGGGCCAACGAAGCAGTAGGACAGCAGCACGCCGAGGAAAGTGCCGACCAGCGCACCGCCGATCATCGCACCCAGGATCTCGACCGGCTGGTCGATCGACCCCATCGTCTTGATGACGCCCAGCACTGCGGCGACGATGCCGATCGCGGGCAGGCCGTCGGCCATCTGCTGCAGCGCATGCTGCGGGTGCATCTCGTGATGGTGGTGCGCCTCGATATCGTTTTCCATCGCCTCGGCGATCTGGTGCGGATCCTCGAAATTCACCGTCATCATGCGCAGATAGTCGCAGATGAACTCGGTCAGGTGATGGTCGGCGATCAGGCGCGGGAACCGGCTGAAGATCGGGCTGTCCTTAGGCGAATCCAGATGCGGCTCGATCGCGGTCGCGCCGCCCTTCTTGAACGCCGACAGCAAGCCGAACATCAGCGTCAGCAGGTCGCGATAGTCGCTGTCCTTCCAGCGACTGCCCTTGAACGCCTTGCCGATGCCCTTGCCCGCGGCCTTGACCACGGACATCTGGTTGGCCACCAGAAATGCACCGATCGAAGCGCCCCCGATCGCCATCATCTCGTGGGGCAGCGCGTGGAGGATAACCTCCATCTTGCCGCCAGCCATGATGTAGCTGCCGAAGACGCAGATCATGATGATGATGAATCCGACGCCGTTAATCATGACGTTGGCGGTCCCCTGCCGTGTTCGATGTTCCCGTGGATTATAGGCCGGGGGCAGGGGCGGCGGACGCAGCTGTGATCTTTTACGTATTTACCACACGCAATGTCTCGAGCGCGACCGAAGCGGCAGCAAAGCTTCTAGATA
The genomic region above belongs to Sphingomonas sp. J315 and contains:
- a CDS encoding response regulator, whose protein sequence is MSKLILTVDDSASMRMLLKASLSAQGFKIEAANDGRHGLERMQEVKPDLLITDINMPEMDGFELIEAVRGLPEFRGTPILVLSTEFSDEKKARARSAGATGWITKPFEAEKLGAAIRRVCP
- a CDS encoding STAS domain-containing protein, which translates into the protein MTSQPNQLELAPSPGGVVELPVHGVTVTAEELRVRLVLAADFGDGVIVDASAVESVGQAVLQLLLAARAEAEADGNRFHILNPSPAFLARIEALGLSDRLGLSKTEEMQS
- the motA gene encoding flagellar motor stator protein MotA, translated to MINGVGFIIIMICVFGSYIMAGGKMEVILHALPHEMMAIGGASIGAFLVANQMSVVKAAGKGIGKAFKGSRWKDSDYRDLLTLMFGLLSAFKKGGATAIEPHLDSPKDSPIFSRFPRLIADHHLTEFICDYLRMMTVNFEDPHQIAEAMENDIEAHHHHEMHPQHALQQMADGLPAIGIVAAVLGVIKTMGSIDQPVEILGAMIGGALVGTFLGVLLSYCFVGPLASKLGQVIEADCKPFTIAKTAIVAHAQGMPTQVAIEIARRATPSDKAPSFQQLETALEEAKSDFAAQPA